In Candidatus Methylomirabilis tolerans, a single genomic region encodes these proteins:
- a CDS encoding zf-HC2 domain-containing protein has product MECQEIRVYVSAYIDDALTADERETVARHLSSCECCSTFLVLELKTKRLLAERLPQPQLPSDLRERIVQGLAEAEPRTLEERWGFPLWFRRPAPIVAMAFAFVLLLALGIFYATPRLTQASPFVRDSVEGHVKCLLGEQTMEVKFATPEELARWFQERLNVSVRLPRFTRQEQRELWEGRLSLMGGERAGQLFYRWKGRTLSLFVLPGEKLAIMSGEKQIRSGRTFYVNHHKGYTSLMWKVGDLTYCLVSDLSLEEVMTFASEEQA; this is encoded by the coding sequence ATGGAATGTCAGGAGATTCGGGTTTATGTATCTGCCTATATCGATGACGCCCTCACTGCGGACGAGCGCGAGACGGTCGCACGACATTTGAGCAGTTGTGAGTGCTGCTCGACATTCCTTGTGCTGGAATTGAAGACCAAGCGTCTCCTGGCGGAACGTCTCCCTCAACCGCAACTCCCTTCAGATCTCCGGGAGAGGATCGTTCAGGGTCTTGCCGAAGCCGAACCCAGAACGCTGGAAGAACGGTGGGGTTTCCCGTTGTGGTTTCGCAGGCCGGCGCCGATCGTGGCAATGGCTTTCGCATTCGTCCTGCTCCTTGCGCTCGGGATCTTTTATGCTACCCCTCGCTTAACTCAGGCTTCACCCTTCGTTAGGGATTCTGTGGAGGGGCACGTAAAATGTCTGCTCGGCGAACAAACCATGGAAGTCAAGTTCGCCACCCCGGAGGAGTTGGCCCGCTGGTTCCAGGAGCGACTGAACGTATCCGTTCGCCTCCCACGTTTCACCCGTCAGGAACAGCGTGAGCTGTGGGAAGGGCGGCTCAGCCTCATGGGGGGCGAAAGGGCCGGCCAGCTTTTTTACCGTTGGAAGGGCCGCACTCTTTCGCTCTTCGTCCTGCCGGGGGAGAAGCTGGCGATCATGTCCGGGGAGAAGCAGATTCGATCCGGGCGGACTTTTTACGTAAATCATCATAAGGGCTACACCAGCCTCATGTGGAAGGTGGGGGATCTCACCTATTGCCTCGTGTCCGACCTTTCCCTAGAAGAGGTGATGACCTTTGCATCTGAGGAGCAGGCCTGA